A genomic segment from Triticum dicoccoides isolate Atlit2015 ecotype Zavitan chromosome 1A, WEW_v2.0, whole genome shotgun sequence encodes:
- the LOC119358025 gene encoding gamma-gliadin B-I has translation MKTFLVFALLAVVATSAIAQMDTSCIPGLERPWQQQPLPPQQTFPQQPPFSQQQQQQQQQPFPQQPTFSQQQPPFSQQQPILPQGPPFSQQTQPVLPQQSPFSQQQQLILPPQQQQQLPQQQISIVQPSVLQQLNPCKVFLQQQCSPVAMPQRLARSQMWQQSSCHVMQQQCCQQLSQIPEQSRYDAIRAITYSIILQEQQQGFVQAQQQQPQQSGQGVSQSQQQSQQQLGQCSFQQPQQQLGQQPQQQQVQQGTFLQPHQIAHLEVMTFIALRTLPTMCSVNVPLYSSTTSVPFGVGTGVGAY, from the coding sequence ATGAAGACCTTCCTCGTCTTTGCCCTCCTCGCCGTTGTGGCAACAAGTGCCATTGCGCAGATGGATACTAGTTGCATCCCTGGTTTGGAGAGACCATGGCAGCAGCAACCATTACCACCACAACAGACATTTCCACAACAACCACCATtttcacaacaacaacaacaacaacaacaacaaccatttccTCAACAACCAACATTTTCACAGCAACAACCACCATTTTCACAGCAACAACCAATTCTACCACAGGGACCACCATTTTCACAGCAAACACAACCTGTTCTACCGCAACAATCACCATTTTCACAGCAACAACAACTAATTTTAcctccacaacaacaacaacagcttcCGCAACAACAAATCTCTATTGTTCAACCATCCGTTTTGCAGCAGCTAAACCCATGCAAGGTATTCCTCCAGCAGCAGTGCAGCCCTGTGGCAATGCCACAACGTCTTGCTAGGTCGCAAATGTGGCAGCAGAGCAGTTGCCATGTGATGCAGCAACAATGTTGCCAGCAGTTGTCGCAAATCCCCGAACAATCCCGCTATGATGCAATTCGTGCCATCACCTACTCCATCATCCTACAAGAACAACAACAGGGTTTTGTCCAAGCTCAGCAGCAACAACCCCAACAGTCAGGTCAAGGTGTCTCCCAATCCCAACAGCAGTCGCAGCAGCAGCTCGGACAATGTTCTTTCCAACAACCTCAACAGCAACTGGGTCAACAGCCTCAACAACAACAGGTACAACAGGGTACCTTTTTGCAGCCACACCAGATAGCTCACCTTGAGGTGATGACTTTCATTGCGCTCCGTACCCTGCCAACGATGTGCAGTGTCAATGTGCCATTGTACAGCTCCACCACTAGTGTGCCATTCGGAGTTGGCACCGGAGTTGGTGCCTACTGA